The nucleotide sequence tgttgatgcTGCAGGGTTTgcagtgtgtgcttgtgtgtgtgttttctcttatttAACCACTTGTGGAGTCTGTTCAACCTTCTGTAAGCCACtggtttaaatgtgaaaaagagacatttatatTAAATTTAATATCTTgactgctgcagagacaaaTGTGATGGAGCAAAATGGCTTTTTAGTTTGAGTGTGAACCCACACATAGAACGGAAACTTGTGGCGGACACGTCAGCTGATGAACACAGCTATCCGATTCCCACGTCAGGTCGTCTTACTCAAACAACACTACGGCGTACAGCGGCATTAACAATTGAGtgaaacgcaaaaaaaaaaataaaaagccttCTTGACTTCAACTGTGTAATGCCAAGTCAGCTGTAAGGAAAGCAGAGAGGCAGAACACTGCTAATGTGATACAGAGGTGCGAGTTAAATACCCTGTGTGTGGTGTGATAGCTTACAGGGAGGTGAATTTCCTCTTAATTGGTGGTAATTTATGCATCAAGGGGCATGAAGTAACACTGCTAATACATCTGCCAATTCTCCGCATGCATACTTAGCGCATGCATTTGATTTCTGGGTCATTTCGAGAGGCCTCATGGCGATACGTCGAGCTTCTGTTTCAGCTTTATCAGAGGGAAAGTCACAGGAGCTGAATCCCAGGACAAAAAAGTAAAGACTGCGCAGTTAGCGGattcagctcagagctcacacactcacgagAACAGCCCATTCACACTCACCGAAAAAGGCTAAATCAGTGAAACCAGACATGATACAAAAGtcacctcctccatctgcaTGATACAGGGGGGAAAAAGGTGAGTTTTTAATGGTCAAAGTTTCGACACAGTCAAGTCGCCGCTTTGCATTTCCTGTTGTTCCTCATTTTACTTCCTCCTATATTATAAAcagctttgttttctgtgtgaaatggaTCGACTGCAGCCTTTTGTTTAATTCAattaagctttatttatgtaggGTTTGTGTGAGACCATCTCCACGCGGCACTGCTGGAGTCGCAGAAGCACAGGCACCACTCCTATCAGCCggaaacaggaaactgaggctGCTCAAAACTAGACAGATTTTCAAATCTTTTCATCTTCTGATGAGCCTCGACTCCTGCAGCCACAAGCTCGGTGGCTCTTCAGGCTGGTGGTGGTGCGactgtgaggaggagagactCTCAGCACACTCTGGCCTCTTTAGCCTCTTTAGCTGAACACTATTTAAACGCCAAAGCCAGGTCGAGTATTGTTAATGACAATGCTCACCTCTTTCATAACACAATGACACTTTTTCTCAAGGCTGTTTCCACCTTAACTGAACACAATGAGGAGTTCGCAGGAACTCAAATGGCCTCGACAGTCACCAGATCCCATTCCAGCAAAGCAGAAAAGGATTTTCACATCATCAACAAATGTGCTTCCTCTATCAGACGCTGTAAAACAAAGGGGAAATGCTGCCTTTTACTTTTACACTTTTTGGTGTAATTCCAGGAACCATTCACTACATCCTGCTTTTCTCCTGGAAACTAAAGATAAGAAACCTCCAAATGCAGGATGATTTTTAGGGaataatttacaaaaatgtTTAGTGAGACACTGTTTACGTGACACACAAACAGGTGTaactcaggggtgtcaaacataaagacAGTGGGCCAAAACGAGCCTGCAAGATGCCCCGATCTGGCCTGCCAAaccgttttgttgttttttttttgtaccataaaatatttattaaaattgCCTTTATGTTGAGTAGTTCTCATAATTTTCACtagtatttgtttatttttgtgtaaatatactgtatattttcaTCGCGTATACTCAGCGCCACAGCCATGCTTTTGAAACGGCTACAAACAAACCCACCTTCAATGGATAACTGGAtataaactgtcaaaaaaaaaaaaaaagatcatgcAATGGAAAGACCAAAAGATGTTTAGATCGCAAGATGGGAAGAAAAGGGACATGGAAGAGGTTTGTGGCTTTCCTCTTTACTCCCACCAGGCATCATTTCAATAACTGGTTGATCTTGAATTCTTCTGTCCGCTGCtgaataaactaaaataatttgacacccctggtttcaCTTCTTAATGCTGCATTTCACTCAATCAGATGATATTGCAGTAGCCTATATGTTATATTCTGAGAAATAATACATTACAGCGTTGTTTATTATGATAATTTAATGATACAAAATACCAAAGCCTAAAGTTTGGTAGTTTAAagtttcatcacattttcagcagGAGTTCCTGGTTTCGGGAGGCAGATTAACAAATCCCTGGTATCTTCACACTGGACATGTAAGCATAGCTAATTTTAAAGTCACTGCAGAGTAATTACACACAACAAAAAGTGCTATTCtcagaaaaatataaaagaaaagcaaagatgTTCCACATTTGACTGAATTTGTCCcgtccatcttctatactgctttatTCAATTTGGTACTGGAGCAATCACAGCTGGTGGAGGTCAGGGATAACCCTCCACGGATGTTTGACTAAACTTTGGGATGACTCAATCACATGTCCGCGGTGCAAAACTGAtacaaatgtttatttctgAGTGGTTTGATTTAGGCCTTTTCCCAGCAATGCAGAAAGTTCACAGAGAGTCTGGAAGATTTTTCCTGAGTAGAGAAGTAATGCTAGTGACAATTAAGGCACAAACTGGAgttaaagaaaacatctttgTAACAAGAATGTTCCTTCTGGTAAATAAGTATCAACAAACACTTTACCAATGTGACTCTTTGAGGTAAAAGgcattttaaacaaaatgttttgagaCATTCTACGTAAAAAACAGAGTGGCTGTGAAAACGCTGTTTTTCATTACATGCTGATGAACAGCTGAAGTTCAATTCAGGACAAAGTCAGAAGAAAAAACCCCAGCAAAAATTCACAGAGTGAAAGTGAATGGGAACGTTGATAACAGTCGTCTTTCAGTGGATTAACCCTCCTGTTATGTTCACCTGTGAGGAGCAGAAATTCGACGATCCTGAGACAgattaaaatgacttttctaCAAATACTCAACATTAACCTCTTCAAAGGTGAATCTGATTAGGCTCAGTCTCTATAGATCACTCACTCGTGGTAATCAGCACCTTTCAAGTGacttctttaaaaacaaaatatactgATTTCAGTGCAATTTAATATGAGCAGCCAATTAACGCTAACAGGTACGTGTTTGGAAGGaatggtacacacacacacacacacatatgcacacacacaagtacacacacttGGCCTCATTCATGATACACACAAAAGAAAGTGCTCCAAATATATAATCCATGCAGCATAACAGGGGGATGAGTAACTGGTCGACGGACAGCAGCGTTCAGTTTATCTCCCGACACACTTTTTCAGTTACTGACAGGAAAAGTTTCTGTCTTTCCTCGAGTTTCTCCTCCAGGCACTGAACGAGGACGGGGTCGACACTGGGATCAACCTTGTTGGCGAACCAGTGGCCGTTGCTGAGCAGCCAACGCAGCTCCGCCGCGCCGTAGATGCAAACGCTGCGCACGTGCGTTCCCGAGCACGGCGGGTACAGGTGCTCCTCCTGGTACTGCCACTTCACCAGCCTGGTCATGCTCATGGCGTCCGTGATGTCGCCCCGGGACCGGCGCACCTCCCCGGGAACGCCGGGCAGCCGCACCAGCGTGGCCCAGAAGTGCTCGTCCGGGGAGTAGGTGTCCTCTGACCACGCCAGGAAATCTCTGGCTACGTCCGAGGAGCTGACGTGCAGGACAAACTCCCGGGACAACACAAAGTACGCGTTCCCGGTGAACATCTCGATGCCGTGCGGCGGCGGACTTTTCAACCGGTCTGTTTTCACAGGAAGTTTCTGATACTCGTAGCTGGCGTCTTGCAGCTCGTGGTGAAAGGTGAACCGCTCCTTCTTGCTCTCGGTGGGTCGGCACGTCTCCACCATATTAGCGCCTCGGAGCTTCCGCAGCTCGGCAACCAGCTCGATGTGCGATCTGAGGGGAAAGTCCTGGCCGCAGAGATTGATGACGTACTTCCACTTGACCTCAGAGCTCAAGAGGTCAGACAGACAGTTGAGATCAGCTTTCAGCCGGCTGACGCTCGCGTAGAAGACGGACTCTCTCTTGCTGGCAATAAAGACATTGGGCAAACAGTGGGCCAAGCCCTCCATGGCCGCGGCGAACTGAGGAGGGGATTTTTGATCGTAGTGGATACAGTAAATGTTACTGGGCGAGTAAAGCGCTCTGATAATTCTCTCCACCAACCAGGCGGATTTGTGAACAACCAAAGAAAAAGCCAGAGGaaagtcttcctcctcctctgagtagCACATTTTGCCATAACCTCTGGTCTCCAAGAATGACGAGCAGTTTGAGGTGAGCTCAACCAGACTGCGATCAGTATCCTCGACGACCCTGTTCCTCCGGATGACCAGGGATTTCCCCACCTCCACGGGGTCCATCGCATAAATGGCCGAGCAGTTGATGTCGTACCTCTGGAAAGTCCTGAGGCCAGAAACCAACGGCAGGAAATCCCAGGAGGTGAAGCTGGACTTGAcgcagagcagcagcatgaTGCACGCGCTCAGCAGCACGACGAGCGAAGAGACGACGCGCTTTCTTCTGACTCTCGCTGATAAACGTCTTTTATTCATTCTGTGGGACAGAGAAGACATGATCATGAGACCTGGAGCAAATCCCAGTTGGTAATGGTTGAAGACAAGGGCTGATTTCATGGTCCTTTAAAATGTCTTGCACCTTCCCATgtatcacatttgtttttatctcaAAATTAAGATAAAATTCAATGATCAGGCAGCTTTCCAGAGGTcgttgacattttttttttttaaaaagaaacaggcTTCCCTGACTCGGTTTGCAAagcgagagaggagagaaggagacaaGCACAGTTTGATTCACACCTACAGTCACCAATTCAACAAAACCCcctgtttttttggttttctgagCGGAAGGAAGAAACTTTACTTCTCAGCTAACCAACTCACCCATGCACAggatgaacatgcaaactacaaacACAAATGATCTATTAGAACAGCACAACAATAAGAGTACTATACCGACTTTACTCAGACAGGCGCCACAACTATTAGAAGTAAAACTGTTCAGTATTTTATCAAGGAACacagctgggtttagaccgtcgtgagacaggttagttttaccctactgatgatgcgttgttgcaatagtaatcctgctcactGTTTTTATAGTGGGATTAAGGTCGTACAATCGAGCCAGGTTTTGACAAACTTGCATGACAGCATTATATCAACATGCGCGGAACTGGAAAGGCGGGTTATCAAGAATACACAAAgcatttaaacatttcaaaaatgtttttttgattgGGCACATCATGGTGTTTTAATCCATTTGCCAGACAATGGAATGGAGCAGTAAGCccaaatcaaacaaacaccAGTTTTGGTTTCATTATGTAACAGATACAAGTGTTGGACGTCTGCTAATTTTGCTCATGTAAACTGTGAAGCTGCGTTTTCTCTTGTCAAGTTAACTTCAGGGATTAACCCTGGGTTTTCTGTCCTACAACGCtggttaactttttttttgcaggataAATTAAGTTACGCCGAGCGACTAACCCAAGCCTCAAAAGAACACAATGGAAAATACAAGGGACTGAAGGGGACTGAGGTAGTGGTCTACCTAAAATGTCAGTGAAATCCAGTGATCAGAGCACTGTCCCATCATGATTTGttttaatattaataatgaGTAATCTCACAAAGAGTCGGTGAAGTCCAGGCTTTTGCTGCAGCAACAGTGTTGCTTTTGGCCTGGATAATATGTTTGACTTCTTCATATTTATGGAGAACAACTATTTGCTCCTCCGTTGTAAATGACaatcagtccttcagtcacCTTACAGAAATGAATAGTGCAGATTATTTACAATGTAGGATTTGTAGAACACACTCAcaatctgtttgttttggagAATACTCATAACCTGAGAGGATATGGAGAATTCACTGTGCCTAAATTCCGTACCATTCACAAAAGTTTTCCTGTCCGTATGTGGAGTGAGACTCTGACTGGAGCAGCCTGGATATTCATCGAAAAAAACTGCCGATTTAAAccgttttattaaaaaatatgcCCTGGTCCCAGTATAATGACAGAGTATATTAACACTGTGATATTGACATGTGACAGTTCTTCCCATTCAAGTAGCTGTTTCTCTTTACCTTGCGGTATTATTTCATACTGGTATGTTATTTTTATCGTTGTCATATTGTTATTGTGGTTTGTGATTAACTGTTGTAACGCCTCCGTAGACATAACACCTTGGTCTATTATTTCATGTGCgctttggttttgttgtttgagGTGAACTTAGGATAGGATTCAATAAGGTCTCTTCTTCCCACTGCCTTTCTAGTAGTAATCAGTTGATTCAGTTTTCTCTCCCTTCTTTTTAAATTGTACACATGTTGTCGAGTGCTCGAAATAAACTATGCTAAACTAAAGCTGCTGTGCAGAGTTTCTCCATGTTTGCAACTGgtcacacactccaaacacgTCCCATTTTATCTGAACGTGCATTGATCAAGATAGGAACTACTCGGGTTGATAGCCAGCTTCGACTAGTCACTTATTGAACGTCTGGTTTTGGCAATTGAGAAAGTGGAGGGACGTCCAGAGCATGTTAATCTCACTTCGTAGTGCATGCTCAAAGACAATAAatccttctttaaaaaaaaaaaaaaaaagaagaacaagaaagTTCCAActtttcaataaatgtttgaaattatttttaatatttttacaAGTCATTCCTAGAAAACAGTTTAGGTGAATTTGTGCAAAGTGTAATTATCCACATCCTACACAAAAATGTTAGTGCCGTGCATGTAGATCACAAATAGGAAGTTAGTTGTCATTAAATTTGACTTACCTTCTTAAATAAACAATGATCCGGTATAGTTCATAGCTCAATATGTCGTGAAATTTCATTATGAGTTGAGAATTGTTACATATGCTATAtatagtaaaaaaacaaacaaattccatgttatttttctttcatctatCGATccatcatccacacacactgtagCTATTAAGTGAGACATTAATACTACACCActtgtgtattttttaaaaaattgataATGTCTTTATGAACAGCTGTGTGCCGTGtcgtgtgtgtagctgtgtgttgtgGAAGACTGATCATACATGACTTAAGTTCACTGCATTCCACTGCCAGTGCTCCACCCCAGACACTCCCGCACCGTCATTGTACTTTCTCACAGGAAGAACTCAGTGTCACGAATAAATGACAACTTAAAGGGGCTGAATGAGCGGGCTGGGGAAAAACCACCAACGTGTGAACAGAAGCACATCACTCTCATAAATGTGATCTGGAATATATTTAAGGATGCTGGTGCAGCAAGGCTTTAGTGGATACAGGCTGAGCTAATCATACAATCAGACATGCTTTATATTGCTGTTGGGAGGCTGTGTGAGCTCCTCCCGGAGTAGAGAGGAGTTTGACGTCATAGCAGTAAAAGCTTCAGGAACTTTAATGCTGACTGGGAGCAGGACGCAGCTCCACAATGGTTTAATGAGTGCAATTGAAATGTAATAATAGCACTAATCATAGTCATAGTCATAATTTAGTAATAAAGACAGGCCGACAATGTGCATGTAGGACTTCAGCTGACCCAAAAGTTATTCATTTTTAAGTGGCTGAACGGGCTGGCCCCGGATTATTCATCAGCCCTCCAGAGCCCTGAGatcagctgaccagctgaccCTTGAcattcctccatccctcctaAAAACTAGAGGAGATTGAGTCTTTGCGGTCGTGGCTCCCAGACTGTGGAATACTCTGCCCCACGCAGTAGTCTGCGGACAGCCTTTATGCTTTTAAATCACTGCTAAAAGCCCACCTGTTAACCCTGgccttcagctgagcagagcctccactggacAGTACGCCCTCTCTTTCACTGTTACCGTCTTCCTTCTTGTTGTTCTtttacttttgtctttttttttctgtactgtgaagcactttggctgGCCATGGgcctttttaaatgtgctatataaataaagttgacacTGACAttaacaaacagactcaaacgCCTGGTGTGCACCATTTATTTCAGCTCACTAAAGAAACAATGTACCAGTAAGTCAGTGAGTCAATCAGTTATCAGATGGTGCTGATTACTTGgctaatgtgtcacagcagcagTACAACAGGTTCCAGGTTATGACAGGCTAACGTGAAGAACACACTTAAATACTTAAATCTTTTCAAATTTCATAAagctattttatttttctgtacaGTATGGAATATTTGTGTCACAAGCAGATGAATGACCTTCCAGTCTAAAAGCCTAATAACATAATCAGTCCAACATGACTGTCAAGTATGAAGTTtactgacatttatttttcttaattcatgtttttgttgttctgaaTTGTTTCATCAGACTTGGTGTGAATAAACAGAGCTGGGTATTTACAGCAAACGCTGCCTCTCGGTGACTCTGTGGTCAGTATTTTAGGACAAGAGGTGAACAAAAGAGAGGAGTGCAATAAAAAGGAAACAAccatacttaaaaaaaaaggcacacagACACGCGCTGACTTTAAGGGATGAATAAActgttttgtatcttttttttgaCATCGTGTCTCCAATGTGAGGTAAGAATAGATGCATAATGAATGACTAAAACGATCTAAATAAAGCAGCGTGTTATTCACTCACCTTACTCCACGTGCAGCTGCAGTTTCCCAAGAGTCATTCACATCAAAGTGAACGAtgcaattcctttttttttctttttttcttttttttttttttttttgcttgtcttAAAGATTGATCACATGATTAGATAATGATATATTGAAACGATTCGATAATAACGCGCTTTCCACATGTGGGGACAATTTACcgataaaataaacaaaacaaaacatggctTTTACGCATTTTACGCAACGCGTTCCAGACTGCACGTCAGCTCACAAGACAAACTTGAAGCGCAACATCGTCCCTAAGTTGAGTCAAAGTTATTGTTGTGCAGACAGAAGAGAAAGATGATCGTCCAGCTCAGCGGGCGCCGGTGCGTCAGCCGTTCCGCCCCGCGTCCCCGGTGAGGAGAGAAGGAGCGCACCGGTCATAAGATACAACccggaaagaggaggaggagtccaggGAAGTCATTCTTACAGTTTAAGATATTTAAAACTGCCGTTTTGGGGTCGTATATTTTGCTTTGATCACATGTATTTTACACAAGAGGTTAGGAGATACGGGAACATTTGACGCCGACTCTGGAATTATGTTTGTGCCACAATCCTGAGCGCGCAATGTAAAATTGTAAGCGCagaaagaaataacaaaaacaactcaacCGACTCTAAGTGGAGTTGATTAAAAAGGCCTGAGTGAAAACCGCGTGGTTTTAATGTTCTGCAGACTGGGAAATTCAAGGAAACTCAGTAAACTTCCTAAATGTGAAGGTCATGAGTTTAGCTAACCAGGAAAAACCAGTCTGTGAGTAAATGAGTTCTACAGCTTCAAAGTGCAAGAACAGCCTCTGTATTGTGTCCAAAAATAACTACAgttattgtgttgtgttggaaaaaaaaggaactttcACCATTATAATGaatccggggggggggggggggggggggggggggggggggaagcaggttttgttgttgttgggtagaaattaaaataagagattaataactaaaaaaaaacattggtttCTCACCGTTGAAAGATATAGGAAAGTGTTACTCTATGGGCTAATAGTTATCTAAATTATAGAAAATGTTATCTGagtttataaaataaaacaaaagatgGCTGTATGAGTAAATACCAAACAGATATTGTTATCTGGTGGAGTAGTGTGAAGAAGCACCTGCGCTTACTTCACCCACTAGAACTGTTTAATGTGCGTGTTCAGTAAAGCTGATATTGTAATGTCACTCCTTCTGCATGTCTGTTTACAAAATGAACTGGAATTGCAACATCTCCTCAGAGTTTACCCAAACTTCAAAGTCATTGTGGAAATCTCATGGGAAGAATGAACCCTCAGCCAGGCTGCTTGTGGCCCTGCAGCCTGGCCGCTGTTCAAGATGGAGTCTAACACAAGGACCACAGCTAAACGCATATCTAGCACCAAACCTAATGGTTTGAAAACTCCTTCACATTTATAAAACATAATAATCctgatttcagttgtttttttttttgggccaaGCTTCCTCCAATGTTGAACAAATCGCTGTGTGATATGGCCGATATAGTGGAATCATCctttgcacatttaaaaaaaaaaaaatcactgcatgTGATCACAATTTATGAACATATCTGATTAtcctgtgttttcagaaacaatTCATAGagagaattttcttttttttcccaacagcTGGAAAGATTAAGATAAATTCCCTTCTGCTGTTTGATAGTTTCCAACAAAGAGCTAATTGAAA is from Salarias fasciatus chromosome 7 unlocalized genomic scaffold, fSalaFa1.1 super_scaffold_4, whole genome shotgun sequence and encodes:
- the LOC115383498 gene encoding beta-1,3-galactosyl-O-glycosyl-glycoprotein beta-1,6-N-acetylglucosaminyltransferase 4-like isoform X1, coding for MEFVCFFTIYSICNNSQLIMKFHDILSYELYRIIVYLRRMNKRRLSARVRRKRVVSSLVVLLSACIMLLLCVKSSFTSWDFLPLVSGLRTFQRYDINCSAIYAMDPVEVGKSLVIRRNRVVEDTDRSLVELTSNCSSFLETRGYGKMCYSEEEEDFPLAFSLVVHKSAWLVERIIRALYSPSNIYCIHYDQKSPPQFAAAMEGLAHCLPNVFIASKRESVFYASVSRLKADLNCLSDLLSSEVKWKYVINLCGQDFPLRSHIELVAELRKLRGANMVETCRPTESKKERFTFHHELQDASYEYQKLPVKTDRLKSPPPHGIEMFTGNAYFVLSREFVLHVSSSDVARDFLAWSEDTYSPDEHFWATLVRLPGVPGEVRRSRGDITDAMSMTRLVKWQYQEEHLYPPCSGTHVRSVCIYGAAELRWLLSNGHWFANKVDPSVDPVLVQCLEEKLEERQKLFLSVTEKVCREIN
- the LOC115383498 gene encoding beta-1,3-galactosyl-O-glycosyl-glycoprotein beta-1,6-N-acetylglucosaminyltransferase 4-like isoform X2 codes for the protein MNKRRLSARVRRKRVVSSLVVLLSACIMLLLCVKSSFTSWDFLPLVSGLRTFQRYDINCSAIYAMDPVEVGKSLVIRRNRVVEDTDRSLVELTSNCSSFLETRGYGKMCYSEEEEDFPLAFSLVVHKSAWLVERIIRALYSPSNIYCIHYDQKSPPQFAAAMEGLAHCLPNVFIASKRESVFYASVSRLKADLNCLSDLLSSEVKWKYVINLCGQDFPLRSHIELVAELRKLRGANMVETCRPTESKKERFTFHHELQDASYEYQKLPVKTDRLKSPPPHGIEMFTGNAYFVLSREFVLHVSSSDVARDFLAWSEDTYSPDEHFWATLVRLPGVPGEVRRSRGDITDAMSMTRLVKWQYQEEHLYPPCSGTHVRSVCIYGAAELRWLLSNGHWFANKVDPSVDPVLVQCLEEKLEERQKLFLSVTEKVCREIN